Proteins from a single region of Tunturibacter empetritectus:
- a CDS encoding M61 family peptidase, which produces MFLVRLRSLFLSLLVVIACQSWAQLPLSLSVDLRDAPRKLLHATEIVPVQNGPLTLAFPEWIRNEHEPAPLTQQVGLFIRTFDGSGAAGEALSWKRDPLDLYLYHVTIPNGVRSIEVRFDFITSDKGGGTLASSDANLAVLDWNTVVLYPYSGRDTQVTNFTVTPTVVLPNGWHTATSLKTLASAMEPTSSVVNFQPVSLEQLVDSPMIAGRYFREIALAPEVSPKHYLDIVADHPEDLEVPQARIDELSQTIRQTGLLFRSHHYDEYRFLITLSNNISGAAIDHLQSLDNRRRANFFRNEKRQKLFANYTIHDFLHSWNGKYRRPEGLATPNFQTPVITSGMWVYEGLTDYLSNVMTVRTGSASKEEYLDALASRAAYYDRRPGMRWRDLDDVDTMAYQLWSSEDSSYDNWRLGGFDFYSEGNLIWLDVDVTLRNKSNGKKSLNDFAALFYGLGGDTGPNVVPYSFHDIVACLNQVVPNDWAGFLSERLHALSKAPLQGIAGAGYKLVYKEGADDDFRYSLAMSIGADGVISDVLMGEIAYQAGFGPGMKILAVNGQPFARATLQQAIDAAKTTTTPIDFKVDNTGVISDLRLDYHGGQRHPVLERIPNTPDRIAEILQPMSR; this is translated from the coding sequence ATGTTTCTTGTGCGTCTTAGGTCGTTGTTTCTATCATTGCTCGTGGTGATCGCCTGCCAGTCGTGGGCCCAATTGCCGCTAAGTCTTTCTGTGGACCTGCGCGACGCTCCTCGGAAGTTGCTTCATGCGACCGAAATTGTTCCCGTACAAAACGGTCCATTGACTCTCGCTTTTCCAGAATGGATACGCAACGAGCATGAGCCCGCTCCCCTCACGCAGCAGGTCGGCCTATTCATTAGAACCTTTGATGGCAGTGGAGCTGCGGGCGAGGCTCTCTCCTGGAAGCGTGATCCCCTCGACCTATATCTCTACCATGTGACCATACCGAATGGAGTCCGCTCCATCGAAGTCAGATTCGACTTCATTACATCGGACAAGGGTGGGGGCACCCTCGCATCTTCAGATGCAAACCTCGCGGTGTTGGACTGGAACACTGTCGTCCTTTACCCCTACAGCGGACGCGATACGCAAGTCACCAATTTCACCGTCACGCCGACAGTCGTCTTGCCAAACGGTTGGCATACGGCCACCTCGCTTAAGACTCTGGCGAGCGCAATGGAGCCGACTAGTTCGGTCGTAAACTTTCAGCCCGTATCGCTCGAACAACTGGTAGATTCCCCGATGATTGCGGGACGCTACTTCCGAGAAATCGCACTTGCCCCCGAAGTTTCACCCAAGCACTACCTCGACATAGTAGCGGATCACCCGGAAGATCTCGAAGTCCCTCAAGCGCGAATTGATGAATTGAGCCAGACGATTCGCCAGACCGGGCTACTATTTCGTAGCCATCACTATGACGAATATCGCTTTCTCATAACGCTTTCGAACAACATCTCGGGTGCTGCGATCGATCACCTGCAATCCCTGGACAATCGTCGTCGGGCCAATTTTTTCCGTAACGAGAAAAGACAGAAGCTTTTCGCGAATTACACGATCCACGATTTTCTCCATAGCTGGAATGGCAAATATCGGCGCCCCGAAGGACTCGCCACACCCAACTTTCAAACTCCTGTGATTACGAGCGGAATGTGGGTATACGAGGGGCTGACGGATTATCTTTCCAACGTGATGACCGTAAGAACAGGCAGCGCGAGCAAGGAAGAATATTTGGATGCTCTGGCATCGAGAGCTGCCTACTACGATCGTCGTCCAGGTATGCGGTGGAGGGATCTTGACGACGTTGACACGATGGCCTACCAGCTCTGGAGCAGTGAGGATTCCAGTTACGACAACTGGCGTCTGGGCGGCTTCGATTTCTATAGCGAAGGGAATTTGATATGGCTCGATGTCGATGTGACTCTCCGCAACAAGTCGAACGGGAAGAAGTCACTTAACGACTTTGCGGCTCTCTTCTATGGTCTCGGTGGAGATACCGGCCCCAACGTCGTCCCGTACTCATTCCACGACATCGTAGCTTGCTTGAATCAGGTAGTTCCGAACGACTGGGCAGGCTTCCTCAGCGAACGCCTTCATGCCCTGTCCAAAGCTCCGCTTCAAGGCATCGCAGGAGCCGGCTACAAGCTTGTCTACAAAGAAGGCGCTGACGATGACTTTCGGTATTCCCTTGCCATGAGCATCGGAGCGGACGGCGTGATCTCGGATGTCTTGATGGGCGAAATCGCGTATCAGGCAGGTTTCGGCCCTGGGATGAAAATACTTGCGGTGAACGGCCAACCATTCGCGCGCGCAACTCTGCAGCAGGCAATCGATGCCGCGAAAACAACGACGACGCCCATCGACTTCAAGGTTGACAATACTGGCGTAATCTCGGACCTGCGTCTTGACTATCACGGTGGGCAAAGGCATCCCGTGCTAGAGCGTATTCCGAATACCCCGGATCGGATCGCTGAAATTCTGCAACCGATGAGCAGGTAG
- a CDS encoding nuclear transport factor 2 family protein — MSSLRSSLLAIVSATVSFVPSSSHASQTIGPDQHLATQLRKSDEILLKAVHTANRAAWQTFAAPDFFYLDEEGGVTYLDVFLRQLVPMTSKPLQIQTYTLTRAGDTAVVLHEDTDESKVRYIFTETWQRLNGAWKLRVLHITNVPSDPPSIQLSQAQIDELAGTYHSDSVTYTIRRDGDHILAKRPDGPETELRAETRDILFSPGIPRVRKVFLRDAAGKVNGFVVRYEDSDTLWKKVD; from the coding sequence ATGTCCTCGCTTCGCTCGTCCCTGCTTGCCATTGTGTCCGCGACTGTTTCATTTGTACCCTCAAGCTCACATGCCTCACAGACGATCGGACCTGACCAACATCTGGCAACACAACTGCGTAAGAGTGATGAGATTTTGCTCAAGGCAGTTCATACGGCGAATCGCGCAGCGTGGCAGACATTTGCGGCACCTGATTTCTTTTATCTCGACGAGGAAGGTGGCGTTACATACCTAGACGTCTTTCTTCGGCAGTTAGTGCCAATGACCTCTAAGCCACTACAAATACAGACTTACACGCTGACTCGCGCGGGTGATACGGCTGTCGTTCTCCACGAAGATACAGACGAGAGCAAGGTCCGGTACATCTTCACAGAGACATGGCAGCGTTTGAACGGCGCCTGGAAGCTACGCGTACTCCACATCACAAATGTACCTTCCGACCCGCCATCTATCCAGCTCTCACAAGCCCAAATTGACGAGCTTGCGGGCACCTATCATTCAGATTCAGTCACCTACACGATTCGCCGAGACGGTGATCATATTCTCGCAAAGCGTCCAGATGGCCCAGAAACTGAACTGAGGGCTGAGACACGCGACATACTGTTTTCGCCGGGTATTCCTCGCGTGCGCAAGGTCTTTCTGCGAGACGCGGCAGGTAAAGTGAACGGCTTTGTCGTGCGGTATGAAGACAGTGACACCTTGTGGAAGAAGGTAGATTGA
- a CDS encoding DoxX family protein: MRAEQTKDKSVQAGRAIRIAAMVTTGLVAFSWLYFGRLYLIHDPGEWRDAHQQLGYPLYIIPLLGVTHILGGVGVLIPNVPRLTEWVYAGLVINLLLAFYSQLNGGGSIFEKFDPILVLAFVVASYGLRRRLRANRWSI, from the coding sequence ATGAGAGCCGAACAAACAAAAGATAAATCTGTGCAGGCAGGTCGAGCAATTCGAATAGCCGCGATGGTAACAACCGGCCTTGTCGCCTTCAGCTGGTTGTATTTCGGAAGGTTATATCTAATTCACGATCCTGGCGAATGGAGGGATGCCCATCAGCAGCTCGGATATCCGCTCTATATCATCCCTCTGCTGGGCGTTACCCATATCCTTGGTGGCGTGGGCGTTCTAATTCCCAATGTACCTCGATTGACTGAGTGGGTTTATGCCGGTCTCGTGATCAATCTCTTGCTGGCGTTCTACTCACAGCTAAATGGTGGTGGAAGTATCTTTGAGAAATTTGATCCAATTCTGGTCCTGGCGTTCGTCGTTGCCTCGTATGGGTTGAGACGCCGCTTGCGCGCAAATAGGTGGTCGATATGA
- a CDS encoding NmrA family NAD(P)-binding protein has translation MYLVMGITGKVGGATARHLLEQGKQVRALVRDRAKAARWADQGVELVEGDWNDGTAIATALKGVAGAFVMLPAVWAPSPDFKEAKGVIANYVEALTNAVPPRVVALSSMGADRKSGLGMITGLALLEQSFRNLTSPVAFVRAGGFFENFLFGLQAAQGGTLPVFYNPTDRKSTMVASDDIGAEVATLLTGPAWSGQRVIELGSMVSADEVAAQLGEVLKLDVKAFALPRAAWADAFQQFGVPKGHTGAAEELYEGVNAGSMDLGVTGSEHVAGKTSARDVFTTAQNAAKA, from the coding sequence ATGTATTTAGTCATGGGCATTACAGGAAAAGTGGGCGGCGCCACCGCGCGTCATCTGCTGGAGCAAGGAAAACAGGTACGAGCACTTGTGCGCGATCGTGCAAAGGCGGCTAGGTGGGCAGACCAAGGCGTGGAGTTGGTAGAGGGAGACTGGAACGATGGGACAGCCATAGCGACGGCGCTCAAAGGTGTTGCGGGCGCGTTTGTGATGCTGCCGGCTGTATGGGCACCCTCGCCTGATTTCAAAGAAGCAAAGGGCGTGATAGCGAACTACGTCGAGGCGCTGACGAACGCAGTACCCCCGCGGGTGGTAGCACTCTCGTCGATGGGCGCAGATAGAAAAAGCGGGTTGGGGATGATCACGGGCTTAGCACTTTTGGAGCAGAGTTTTCGCAACCTGACCTCTCCGGTCGCATTCGTGCGCGCAGGCGGCTTCTTCGAAAACTTTCTTTTCGGCTTGCAGGCCGCCCAGGGCGGAACACTACCGGTCTTCTACAATCCGACTGACCGGAAATCGACCATGGTTGCGTCAGACGACATCGGCGCAGAGGTGGCAACGCTTCTCACGGGGCCGGCGTGGTCAGGGCAGCGCGTCATCGAACTCGGTTCGATGGTAAGTGCGGATGAGGTGGCCGCACAGTTGGGTGAAGTCCTGAAACTTGACGTAAAAGCCTTCGCGCTCCCACGTGCCGCCTGGGCGGATGCGTTCCAGCAGTTTGGCGTTCCGAAGGGCCACACAGGGGCTGCCGAAGAACTGTACGAGGGCGTTAACGCGGGATCGATGGACCTTGGAGTCACGGGTAGCGAGCACGTAGCAGGTAAGACGTCCGCACGCGATGTGTTCACAACTGCACAGAACGCCGCCAAGGCGTAA
- a CDS encoding cupin domain-containing protein — MPHFPTPLEEVIHHNVIKNNKTGGPTLDIGPMQLLWRALGENTGYTFSIFEMTVVPGMGIPLHRHPFAEFFYVLEGDLSIAYWNNQGITEWNTCEAGESLMVQPNAPHSFFNKSERPCRVLSVSTYHHERMMKDAVHPDGRADFLPAQLTQADFEKLTMSMEKNQTFLVADHA, encoded by the coding sequence ATGCCACACTTCCCCACACCGCTTGAAGAAGTCATTCATCACAACGTTATTAAGAACAACAAAACAGGCGGTCCGACGCTGGACATCGGGCCAATGCAGTTGCTGTGGAGGGCACTGGGAGAAAACACGGGCTACACCTTTTCCATTTTTGAGATGACGGTTGTGCCGGGCATGGGTATTCCACTTCATAGGCACCCATTTGCAGAGTTTTTCTACGTGCTCGAAGGCGATCTGTCGATCGCGTATTGGAACAACCAAGGTATCACTGAGTGGAATACGTGTGAAGCCGGAGAGAGTCTGATGGTGCAACCCAATGCGCCTCACTCATTCTTCAATAAGAGTGAGCGTCCGTGTCGCGTGCTGAGTGTCTCAACGTATCACCATGAACGAATGATGAAGGATGCGGTACATCCGGATGGCAGGGCAGACTTCTTGCCTGCTCAACTCACCCAGGCCGACTTCGAGAAGTTGACCATGTCCATGGAAAAGAACCAGACATTTCTCGTCGCAGACCACGCGTAG
- a CDS encoding NAD(P)-dependent oxidoreductase translates to MKVLVIGAAGKSGEALVNEALAAGHKVTAFVRGTSQYKKENVRVVAGDVLDAAAVDVAVAGQDAVIDALGGKTPWKVTTMETKAAHNIVDAMRRNGVRRLLKISVVGAGESVKNAGFFNEHVLMRTFLKGLLVDKAGMEAKIEGSNLDWTLVRPPMLTDHVKTGIARVLSTEGGEKAHKIGRADLAAFMVQQLESHQYVRRAVTVTTT, encoded by the coding sequence ATGAAAGTTCTAGTGATTGGAGCAGCGGGCAAGAGCGGCGAGGCGCTGGTAAATGAGGCGCTTGCGGCCGGGCATAAGGTGACGGCTTTCGTGCGAGGTACTTCGCAGTACAAGAAGGAGAACGTCAGAGTTGTTGCGGGAGACGTGCTGGACGCGGCTGCTGTCGACGTTGCAGTTGCCGGACAGGATGCGGTCATCGACGCGTTGGGCGGCAAGACGCCTTGGAAAGTGACGACGATGGAAACGAAAGCCGCACACAATATTGTGGACGCGATGCGGCGCAATGGCGTGCGTCGGCTACTGAAGATTTCAGTGGTGGGTGCGGGAGAGAGCGTCAAGAACGCCGGCTTCTTCAACGAGCACGTACTGATGCGGACGTTTTTGAAGGGTCTGCTGGTAGACAAGGCGGGCATGGAGGCCAAGATCGAAGGCAGCAACCTGGACTGGACGCTCGTGCGGCCGCCGATGTTGACCGACCATGTGAAGACCGGCATTGCCAGGGTGCTGAGCACGGAGGGCGGCGAGAAGGCTCACAAAATCGGGCGGGCCGATCTGGCAGCCTTTATGGTGCAGCAACTGGAGAGTCACCAATATGTGCGACGGGCCGTGACGGTCACGACCACATAG
- a CDS encoding DUF2141 domain-containing protein, which produces MDSPRTTEKHLRAIEVPIVNCSASAVFTAIPFGTYAVSTWHDENENGKFDTRFPGIPLEGYGISNGTRGKLGPPPFDPSVFPVHNVTTTLPVAIRY; this is translated from the coding sequence ATGGATTCCCCACGGACGACAGAAAAGCATTTGCGAGCCATAGAGGTGCCCATCGTCAACTGCTCCGCAAGTGCGGTGTTCACCGCAATCCCGTTCGGCACATATGCGGTGAGCACTTGGCACGATGAGAACGAGAACGGAAAGTTCGACACACGATTTCCTGGGATACCGTTGGAAGGCTACGGCATATCGAATGGTACGCGTGGAAAGCTGGGACCTCCCCCGTTCGATCCGTCGGTCTTTCCGGTTCATAACGTAACGACCACACTTCCCGTCGCAATCCGGTACTGA
- a CDS encoding TetR/AcrR family transcriptional regulator, whose product MTTTSPSRRLERKERLRGEILAAAGRMFADRGYEAVTLREIAKEIGYTHAVIYQHFPDKWHILAELSRETIELMIQNFDATAAKHPAPKERLFATSRGLIQFCIDHPQEFRNVWFGPENRNGVRAGQYIDNLGAPLFARFVQLFFDVAKSEKLPNRDDIVIAHTWWFTIFGLATLFVIQGVVPGLSDQTLVTEQTIATLWAGLQTVPRLPKSAISKRSSRSGATKQ is encoded by the coding sequence ATGACAACCACATCACCAAGTCGCAGGCTAGAGCGTAAGGAAAGACTTCGAGGCGAAATCCTTGCGGCTGCAGGCAGGATGTTTGCCGATCGCGGCTACGAGGCCGTGACGCTTCGGGAGATCGCTAAAGAGATCGGCTATACGCATGCCGTGATTTATCAGCATTTCCCCGACAAATGGCACATTCTTGCTGAGTTGAGCCGCGAGACGATCGAGCTGATGATTCAGAACTTCGACGCGACTGCCGCTAAACATCCCGCACCGAAGGAACGCCTTTTTGCAACGTCACGCGGCTTGATTCAATTCTGCATTGACCATCCACAGGAGTTCCGCAACGTCTGGTTCGGGCCTGAGAACAGAAACGGCGTCCGTGCTGGACAATATATCGACAACCTCGGTGCGCCGTTGTTCGCGCGCTTTGTGCAGCTCTTTTTCGATGTTGCCAAGAGTGAAAAATTGCCAAATAGGGATGACATCGTGATAGCCCACACTTGGTGGTTTACGATCTTTGGCCTCGCCACACTCTTTGTTATCCAGGGAGTTGTGCCTGGATTGTCTGACCAGACTCTCGTGACCGAGCAAACAATCGCAACGCTTTGGGCGGGCCTCCAGACTGTTCCGCGATTGCCGAAAAGTGCAATCTCTAAACGATCCAGCCGCTCCGGTGCAACAAAGCAATAA
- the ltrA gene encoding group II intron reverse transcriptase/maturase: MTHGPEKSDLSIVATKLANKAGQPVAESVERRERAEGNTGEQHMRRTQSRESVSQGLDRVRKAAQQKKKERFTALLHYVTIDRLTDAFSSLKREAAPGVDGVTWQSYKQNLEANLTGLHERVHQGKYRALPSRRRYIPKPDGRQRPLGIAALEDKIVQRAVVQVLNAICEEDFLGFSYGFRPGRGQHDALDALAVGITSTKVNWIVDADIAGFFDAVSHEWLIRFVEHRVGDSRILRLIRKWLKAGVMEDGTLVPTEAGTPQGAVISPLLANIYLHYAFDLWADHWRKHHAKGQVIVVRYADDIVMGFQHERDAKRFMEDMRQRLEKFALSLHPEKTRLIEFGRFAAKDRESCGLGKPETFDFLGFTHICSRSRRGAFQLKRQTRRDRMRTRLRAIKEELRRRMHEPIPIQGKWLGQVVRGYFAYHAVPTNSRCLGAFRHYVVDLWRRSLTQRGQRDRTTWNRMAKLAAEFLPPPHILHPWPSVRFAVKHPRWEPGA; encoded by the coding sequence ATGACGCACGGGCCGGAGAAGTCAGACCTTTCCATAGTAGCGACGAAGCTGGCGAACAAGGCCGGACAACCGGTGGCGGAGTCAGTGGAGCGAAGGGAAAGGGCCGAGGGAAACACGGGAGAGCAACACATGCGCCGGACTCAGAGCCGGGAAAGTGTGTCCCAGGGGCTTGACCGTGTACGGAAAGCAGCGCAGCAAAAGAAGAAGGAACGGTTCACCGCTTTGCTCCACTATGTGACGATCGATCGACTGACGGATGCCTTTTCCAGCCTCAAGAGGGAAGCGGCTCCGGGAGTGGATGGAGTGACATGGCAGAGCTACAAGCAGAACCTGGAAGCGAACCTGACGGGATTACACGAGCGAGTGCATCAAGGCAAGTATCGGGCGCTCCCCTCACGGCGGCGATATATTCCGAAACCCGATGGGCGGCAACGCCCACTGGGGATCGCCGCACTGGAGGACAAGATCGTTCAACGCGCTGTGGTGCAAGTGCTCAACGCAATCTGCGAGGAAGACTTCCTGGGATTTTCGTACGGGTTCCGGCCCGGACGCGGACAGCACGATGCGCTGGATGCGTTGGCAGTCGGGATAACCTCGACGAAGGTGAACTGGATCGTGGACGCCGATATCGCTGGCTTCTTCGATGCGGTCAGCCACGAGTGGTTGATTCGTTTTGTGGAACACCGGGTTGGCGACAGCCGCATTCTCCGTCTGATTCGCAAGTGGCTGAAGGCGGGCGTCATGGAAGATGGAACCCTTGTGCCAACAGAGGCAGGCACTCCGCAAGGAGCTGTCATCTCGCCTCTGCTGGCCAACATCTATCTTCACTATGCGTTCGACCTCTGGGCCGATCACTGGCGTAAACACCATGCCAAGGGTCAGGTCATCGTTGTGCGGTACGCCGATGACATCGTCATGGGCTTCCAGCACGAACGGGACGCGAAGCGGTTCATGGAAGACATGCGGCAGCGGTTGGAGAAGTTTGCGCTCTCGTTGCATCCGGAGAAGACCCGGCTGATCGAATTCGGTCGCTTCGCGGCCAAAGATCGAGAAAGCTGTGGGCTTGGAAAGCCGGAGACGTTCGACTTCCTTGGATTTACTCACATCTGTAGCCGATCCCGCAGGGGCGCTTTCCAGCTTAAACGGCAGACGCGCCGGGATAGGATGCGCACAAGGTTGAGAGCGATCAAAGAGGAGTTGAGGCGACGCATGCACGAACCCATCCCGATTCAGGGAAAATGGCTTGGACAGGTCGTCCGTGGATACTTCGCGTATCACGCGGTGCCGACCAACAGCAGATGCCTCGGGGCCTTCCGGCACTATGTGGTTGATCTATGGCGACGCTCGCTTACACAGCGGGGCCAGCGGGATCGCACCACCTGGAACCGGATGGCTAAACTCGCGGCAGAGTTCTTGCCTCCACCACACATCCTTCATCCCTGGCCCAGCGTACGCTTCGCCGTCAAACACCCAAGGTGGGAGCCCGGTGCGTGA
- a CDS encoding TetR/AcrR family transcriptional regulator, giving the protein MLKKKISPSPPARKPRADAERNRERILEVAKKVFTRDGATASLDEIARESGIGNATLYRHFPTRDDLIGEVYRSEVEKLVSAEQRFAASMPPLEALRAWMLLFIDHVAAKSLIIPAMNTVAGGATRLLEGSRSLIHTAFVSSVRRAIASGDLRSDSDPDDFVRALIGIFHTTALPGWEPSARRLVDILIAGSRAANKHSAALPRIQH; this is encoded by the coding sequence ATGTTGAAAAAGAAGATCTCGCCATCTCCGCCTGCCCGCAAACCCCGCGCCGACGCGGAGCGCAACCGCGAGCGCATTCTTGAGGTAGCCAAGAAGGTTTTCACGCGCGACGGCGCCACCGCGAGCCTGGATGAAATCGCGCGCGAGTCCGGCATCGGCAACGCCACCCTGTATCGCCACTTTCCAACGCGCGATGATCTCATCGGAGAGGTCTATCGCAGTGAGGTCGAAAAACTTGTGTCAGCTGAACAGCGCTTCGCCGCCTCTATGCCGCCGCTTGAAGCGCTCCGCGCCTGGATGCTTCTCTTCATCGACCATGTCGCCGCAAAGAGCCTTATCATCCCAGCCATGAATACCGTCGCCGGCGGTGCCACGCGCCTCCTCGAAGGCTCCCGTTCGCTCATCCATACCGCCTTCGTATCCTCCGTGAGACGCGCCATAGCCAGCGGCGATCTCCGCTCGGACTCAGACCCCGATGACTTCGTTCGGGCCCTCATCGGCATCTTCCACACCACTGCTCTCCCCGGTTGGGAGCCCAGTGCCCGACGTCTCGTGGATATCCTCATCGCAGGTTCCCGCGCTGCGAACAAGCACTCCGCCGCTTTGCCCCGTATACAGCACTAA
- a CDS encoding SDR family oxidoreductase gives MRVFVTGSTGFIGTELVKELIAAGHEVRGLTRSDAGEEQLKAVGAEVLRGNFTDLDCLRAGATGMDAVVNLAFNHDDMSKFAQSAQDEIKAIEAMGSVLEPGKLLVVTSGIGITAGAPGQPRKETDPPAESAAMPRRPEQAAQAVAAKGVHVAIVRLPQVHDTRKQGLVTRVIQIAREKGASAYVGDGANRWAAAPLHAVAHLYYLAVENTGSGVTTYHAVQEEGVSLRDIAETIARGLNVPAIAIPAEEAGEHFGPFFGHAATMDMPASSEWTRNTLGWEPTGPGMIEDLANVKY, from the coding sequence ATGCGTGTATTCGTAACGGGATCAACGGGATTCATTGGGACGGAACTGGTAAAGGAGCTTATTGCGGCGGGGCACGAAGTGCGTGGGCTTACCCGCAGCGACGCCGGCGAGGAGCAGTTGAAGGCCGTCGGCGCGGAGGTGCTTCGCGGAAATTTTACCGATCTCGACTGCCTACGCGCTGGCGCGACCGGAATGGACGCTGTGGTGAATCTGGCGTTCAACCACGACGACATGTCGAAGTTTGCGCAGAGTGCGCAGGACGAGATCAAGGCGATTGAAGCGATGGGATCGGTGCTCGAACCGGGCAAGCTGCTGGTGGTCACCTCTGGCATCGGAATCACTGCCGGCGCGCCGGGCCAGCCGCGCAAAGAGACTGATCCTCCAGCAGAATCGGCTGCAATGCCGCGTAGGCCGGAACAGGCTGCGCAGGCTGTTGCGGCAAAGGGTGTTCATGTGGCGATTGTGCGTCTGCCGCAGGTGCACGACACGCGCAAGCAGGGACTGGTGACGAGGGTGATTCAGATCGCACGCGAGAAGGGTGCCTCGGCCTACGTAGGCGACGGCGCAAACCGTTGGGCGGCAGCTCCGCTGCACGCTGTTGCACACCTGTACTATCTGGCAGTCGAGAACACGGGATCGGGCGTGACGACATATCACGCGGTACAGGAAGAAGGCGTGTCCCTGCGCGATATTGCCGAGACGATAGCGAGGGGCCTCAACGTGCCGGCCATTGCTATCCCCGCAGAAGAGGCGGGCGAACACTTTGGGCCGTTCTTTGGTCACGCAGCGACGATGGACATGCCGGCGTCTAGCGAGTGGACGCGCAATACGCTGGGCTGGGAGCCGACCGGGCCAGGGATGATCGAGGATTTAGCAAACGTGAAGTACTGA
- a CDS encoding GlcG/HbpS family heme-binding protein, which produces MSTEIVTRSTQSHTITVEAANELIKIARAASQQIGFEVAIAVTDTAGNLKAFERTDACPFLAADVAIDKAWTAAAFGLSTHTWASILTNPLVSQLAHRPRLVAVGGGYPVIESGRVIGAIGVSGGTAEQDQQAAEAALSSLDFTLPA; this is translated from the coding sequence ATGAGCACTGAAATTGTAACGAGATCGACCCAATCCCACACCATCACGGTCGAAGCAGCGAACGAGTTGATCAAGATAGCTCGCGCAGCCTCTCAGCAGATCGGATTTGAAGTGGCGATTGCGGTTACGGATACGGCTGGAAATCTCAAAGCCTTTGAGCGCACCGACGCCTGCCCGTTCCTGGCAGCGGACGTTGCAATCGACAAGGCCTGGACTGCCGCAGCCTTTGGGTTGTCCACCCACACATGGGCGTCAATTCTGACGAACCCACTTGTTTCCCAGCTTGCACATCGACCGCGTCTTGTAGCGGTTGGCGGTGGTTATCCCGTGATCGAAAGCGGTAGGGTCATCGGTGCGATCGGCGTCTCCGGTGGCACCGCCGAGCAGGACCAGCAGGCAGCCGAAGCGGCACTGAGCAGCCTCGACTTTACGCTCCCCGCATAA
- a CDS encoding YybH family protein encodes MKRRIGKLFLVLLSSAFVVRGQSPQSPQIVPAATSNIVSDTMDVQHVLDAYHAAVLAHDGARLASLFLPQGSTWINVLSDEAYARVKAKSPNATRVRVGSYTDFAKLVSSSKASFDPTHTNMTIHTDGTVASVYFDFIFLVDGKETNRGSETWVLVKSDGGWRIADITYSSNPRL; translated from the coding sequence ATGAAACGACGAATCGGCAAGCTATTCCTTGTACTGCTAAGTTCAGCCTTTGTTGTTCGCGGCCAGAGCCCACAGTCCCCGCAGATAGTTCCGGCTGCCACAAGCAACATCGTATCGGACACCATGGATGTGCAGCACGTACTTGATGCTTATCACGCAGCAGTTCTCGCTCACGATGGAGCGCGACTCGCCAGCCTGTTTCTTCCTCAGGGGAGCACCTGGATCAACGTGCTTTCTGACGAAGCCTACGCGCGTGTCAAAGCCAAATCGCCGAATGCGACAAGGGTTCGCGTTGGCAGTTATACAGACTTTGCTAAGTTGGTATCCTCCTCGAAGGCAAGCTTCGATCCGACCCACACAAACATGACGATTCACACTGACGGAACCGTTGCCTCCGTATACTTCGACTTCATCTTCCTGGTTGATGGAAAGGAAACGAATCGCGGAAGTGAGACTTGGGTACTCGTGAAATCGGACGGTGGATGGAGGATCGCCGATATCACTTATTCATCAAATCCTCGTCTGTGA